A window of Sulfurimonas gotlandica GD1 contains these coding sequences:
- a CDS encoding diguanylate cyclase, translated as MESLKCPDVLLNSLENGHFVIDENFVVTYWNRWLSVNTQISSEDIIGKNLQEFYPDINYKILLRKIRTALRLKTPTFYDSNSNTVFIPITRNKVTRTALKLMQQQVTISPYIVNENKVMVSIYNISELHETKLSLQKEINKVNELNKILENDRDIIDKNIMVMKTSVNGNIIDVSTLFCEFFGYEKNELIGKNPSVLKSGKLPDLIYKELWNTITNNKSWTGEVENVTSSGESRWVQSRITPILDDDGVLMEFNAVYQDITNKKLLEVLYVTDPLTQIYNRTYFDELMTSIALHQRKADTNFIILITDIDHFKSINDTYGHQVGDEALKDVARVIKDSLRENDVVARWGGEEFVIMLKNTELDEAQMIAEKLRANIEKTKIQNVIDITTSIGLTKYYVGEDTNLTFKRADNALYKAKESGRNMVVTEL; from the coding sequence ATGGAAAGTTTAAAATGTCCTGATGTTTTGTTAAACTCCTTAGAAAACGGTCATTTTGTAATAGATGAAAACTTTGTAGTAACTTACTGGAACAGATGGTTAAGTGTCAATACTCAAATAAGCAGTGAAGATATTATTGGCAAGAATCTTCAAGAATTTTATCCGGATATTAACTATAAAATCCTACTTCGTAAAATAAGAACAGCACTTAGATTAAAGACTCCTACTTTTTATGACTCAAACTCCAATACTGTTTTCATACCAATCACTCGAAATAAAGTTACTAGAACAGCTCTAAAGTTAATGCAACAACAAGTAACGATTTCTCCATACATAGTGAATGAGAATAAAGTAATGGTTTCTATTTACAATATCAGTGAACTTCATGAAACAAAACTTTCACTTCAAAAAGAGATAAATAAAGTAAATGAGTTAAATAAGATTTTAGAAAATGACAGAGATATAATAGACAAAAATATTATGGTGATGAAAACTTCAGTAAATGGAAATATAATAGATGTTAGTACTCTGTTTTGTGAATTTTTTGGATACGAGAAGAATGAACTTATCGGCAAAAACCCTTCTGTTTTAAAAAGTGGAAAACTACCAGATTTAATCTACAAAGAACTTTGGAATACTATTACAAATAATAAATCTTGGACCGGTGAAGTTGAAAATGTAACTTCATCAGGTGAAAGCAGATGGGTGCAGTCAAGAATAACTCCTATTCTGGATGATGACGGAGTTTTAATGGAGTTCAATGCTGTTTATCAGGATATTACAAATAAAAAACTCCTTGAAGTACTTTATGTTACTGACCCTCTTACACAAATATATAATCGTACATATTTTGATGAGTTAATGACTTCTATAGCCCTTCACCAAAGAAAAGCTGATACTAATTTTATTATACTGATTACAGATATTGATCATTTTAAATCTATAAATGACACCTATGGTCATCAAGTCGGAGATGAAGCACTAAAAGATGTTGCCAGAGTAATTAAAGACTCTTTGAGAGAAAATGATGTTGTTGCCAGATGGGGTGGAGAAGAGTTTGTTATAATGCTGAAAAACACTGAACTTGACGAAGCTCAAATGATAGCAGAGAAGTTAAGAGCTAATATAGAGAAAACAAAAATACAAAATGTCATAGATATTACAACATCAATCGGTTTAACTAAGTATTATGTTGGAGAAGATACGAATCTTACTTTTAAAAGAGCAGATAACGCTCTTTATAAAGCAAAAGAATCAGGAAGAAATATGGTCGTAACAGAGCTGTAG
- a CDS encoding chemotaxis protein CheC has translation MNNIIFNEDQTDALKEFMNIAIGQATSHVAELLDAFGTMHIPKISIQDMSELNQVVIDNIDKDSNYYVMKQLFAGKFGGECVFIISEDSASNLGAHLYDIEEPLKDDITDAVMELTNIVTSSIVSRLTEELNVQVQFFAPTSNFVNASNIIDDDEVTSYSKIIVVSTELEFKDYNICANIFILTKDEAIISLRDLIDKKIEELYS, from the coding sequence TTGAATAATATAATTTTCAACGAAGATCAAACAGACGCTTTAAAAGAGTTTATGAATATTGCAATTGGTCAGGCAACTTCTCATGTAGCTGAACTTCTAGATGCTTTTGGTACTATGCATATACCAAAGATTTCTATTCAAGATATGAGTGAGTTGAATCAAGTTGTTATTGATAATATAGATAAAGATTCAAACTACTATGTGATGAAACAGCTTTTCGCAGGAAAATTTGGTGGAGAGTGTGTCTTTATCATAAGCGAAGATTCTGCAAGTAATCTAGGAGCACACCTATACGACATAGAAGAGCCTTTAAAAGATGACATTACTGATGCTGTTATGGAACTTACAAATATTGTTACATCTTCGATTGTAAGCCGTTTAACGGAAGAGTTGAATGTTCAGGTTCAGTTTTTTGCACCGACATCTAATTTTGTTAATGCATCAAATATCATAGATGATGACGAAGTGACTAGCTATTCAAAAATCATAGTAGTAAGTACTGAGTTAGAGTTTAAAGATTATAATATATGTGCAAATATTTTTATACTTACAAAAGATGAAGCCATTATTAGCCTAAGAGATTTAATAGACAAAAAAATAGAAGAGTTGTATTCGTAA
- a CDS encoding response regulator yields MKILVVDDSKLARLSLIKAVKNVEPSTEFFEAENGAIAVEIFKKEMPRVVFLDLTMPVMDGYEALIEIMKIDPDSQVIVVSADIQAQARERVLSLGAKNMCAKPINDEKMQNIFINDLII; encoded by the coding sequence TTGAAAATTTTAGTTGTAGATGACTCAAAACTAGCGAGATTATCATTGATAAAAGCTGTGAAAAATGTAGAGCCTTCTACGGAATTTTTTGAAGCAGAAAATGGTGCAATTGCTGTAGAAATCTTTAAAAAAGAGATGCCAAGAGTGGTGTTTTTAGATTTAACTATGCCTGTAATGGATGGTTATGAAGCTTTGATAGAGATCATGAAGATAGATCCAGATTCACAAGTTATAGTTGTTAGTGCCGATATACAAGCCCAAGCAAGAGAGAGAGTCTTATCCCTTGGTGCTAAGAACATGTGTGCTAAACCAATCAATGATGAGAAGATGCAAAACATCTTTATAAACGATTTAATAATATAA
- the gltX gene encoding glutamate--tRNA ligase — translation MVVTRFAPSPTGYLHIGGLRTALFSYLWAKKNGGEFVLRIEDTDKARNSQEATDAILKAFEWLGLDHDGEITYQSQRDEIYAKYIKQLLDEGKAYKCYMSKEELTELRETQMANKERTKYNGKYRDFDGTPPEGVEPVIRIKAPLTGEILVKDGVKGNVSFQAQDILDDFVIARADGAPTYNFVVAIDDHLMGITEVIRGDDHLSNTPKQIVVYEALGFDVPAFNHVPMIHNSEGKKLSKRDGATDVMAYKEMGYTPQALLNFLVRLGWSHGDQEIFSMQEMIELFDPKDINKSASIYNTEKLDWLNAHYIKNTSNTELAQLLTEYDLVLTSHDKKEILLDAVKERAKTLKDMAELAKEMLTTPTSYDEKAVKKAFKDDSIAIINAFGAKVSASKELHLPSDYHHLMESVVKEMEIGFGKIGQPLRIALLGKMSGPGLDVVMAVIGRDETMLRIANAITANS, via the coding sequence ATGGTTGTTACTCGTTTTGCTCCTAGCCCTACCGGCTATCTTCATATTGGTGGTTTAAGAACCGCTCTTTTTTCGTACCTTTGGGCTAAAAAAAATGGTGGAGAATTTGTTCTTCGCATCGAAGATACTGATAAAGCAAGAAACTCTCAAGAGGCTACAGATGCTATTTTAAAAGCGTTTGAGTGGTTAGGTTTAGATCATGACGGCGAGATAACTTACCAATCACAAAGAGATGAGATATATGCTAAATATATTAAGCAACTTTTAGATGAAGGCAAAGCTTATAAATGTTACATGTCAAAAGAAGAACTTACAGAGCTTCGTGAGACTCAAATGGCAAATAAAGAGCGTACAAAGTACAATGGCAAGTATCGTGACTTTGATGGAACTCCGCCAGAGGGTGTTGAGCCTGTTATCCGTATCAAAGCACCTCTAACTGGAGAAATCTTAGTTAAAGACGGAGTGAAAGGCAATGTTAGTTTTCAAGCCCAAGATATCTTAGATGATTTTGTAATCGCAAGAGCTGACGGTGCACCTACATACAACTTTGTTGTTGCGATTGATGACCATTTAATGGGAATCACTGAAGTTATCCGTGGAGATGATCACCTCTCAAACACTCCAAAACAGATAGTAGTTTATGAAGCTCTTGGCTTTGATGTGCCGGCATTTAATCATGTTCCTATGATTCACAATTCTGAAGGCAAAAAACTTAGTAAACGTGACGGTGCAACCGATGTTATGGCATATAAAGAGATGGGGTACACTCCTCAGGCACTGCTAAACTTTTTAGTTCGTCTTGGCTGGAGTCACGGCGATCAGGAAATCTTTAGTATGCAAGAGATGATTGAGCTTTTTGATCCTAAGGATATCAACAAATCAGCGTCTATATACAACACTGAAAAGCTTGATTGGTTAAATGCTCACTACATCAAAAATACATCTAACACAGAGTTGGCTCAACTTCTAACTGAGTATGATTTGGTTCTAACTTCACATGATAAAAAAGAGATTCTTCTAGATGCCGTTAAAGAGCGTGCAAAAACTCTAAAAGATATGGCAGAACTTGCAAAAGAAATGCTTACAACACCGACTTCTTATGATGAAAAAGCTGTTAAAAAAGCTTTTAAAGATGATTCTATTGCTATCATAAATGCCTTTGGAGCGAAAGTTAGTGCTTCAAAGGAGCTTCATCTTCCAAGTGATTATCACCACCTTATGGAGAGTGTTGTAAAGGAGATGGAGATAGGTTTTGGAAAGATCGGTCAACCTCTCCGTATTGCACTTCTAGGAAAGATGAGTGGTCCAGGACTGGACGTTGTTATGGCAGTAATCGGAAGAGATGAGACTATGCTGAGAATCGCAAACGCGATAACTGCAAACTCTTAA
- a CDS encoding SO_0444 family Cu/Zn efflux transporter: MELLIEFFTALYDLSNAMALFIIFGLAFAGVMHELVPETLVTKHLGKESIGSVIKSTIFGIPLPVCSCGVIPLASSIKKSGASKGATLSFLISTPITGIDSILATYGMFGWIFTIYRVITSMAIAMVAGILTNIYDKEIIPEEVEEKSDSCCCSSSCSSESEAKQKFSFKKAMEYAFVTLLGDIAKPLLWGLIIGALITIAIPQNLSEILTEYSWLSYIIAIAIAVPMYVCATASLPIAAGLMLSGVSAGAAFVFLSAGPATNTVTIGVVKKMLGTKSLYIYLGTIILGSVIFGLGLDFVFDINSIDAKSLIHMEEEAGLLEILSSVVLWSFMLYFLFKPYFKKASNE; this comes from the coding sequence ATGGAACTACTAATAGAATTTTTCACAGCCCTGTATGATCTTAGCAATGCAATGGCTCTTTTTATCATCTTCGGTCTTGCCTTTGCGGGAGTTATGCACGAACTTGTACCTGAGACACTTGTCACTAAACACTTAGGTAAAGAAAGTATTGGCTCAGTTATAAAGTCCACTATCTTTGGCATCCCTCTTCCGGTGTGTTCATGTGGTGTTATCCCTTTAGCATCTAGCATTAAAAAAAGTGGCGCTTCAAAAGGTGCAACTCTCTCATTTTTAATCTCTACTCCCATTACTGGCATCGACTCTATTCTAGCTACTTATGGAATGTTTGGCTGGATTTTTACCATATACAGAGTTATAACTTCTATGGCTATCGCTATGGTTGCAGGAATACTTACAAATATTTATGACAAAGAGATAATCCCTGAGGAAGTAGAAGAGAAAAGTGATAGTTGTTGTTGCTCTAGTTCTTGTTCATCTGAGAGTGAAGCGAAACAGAAGTTCTCTTTTAAAAAAGCTATGGAGTATGCGTTTGTCACTCTTCTTGGTGATATAGCAAAACCTCTTTTGTGGGGTCTTATCATCGGAGCACTTATTACTATAGCTATTCCTCAAAACCTTAGTGAGATTCTTACAGAGTACTCATGGCTCTCTTACATAATAGCTATTGCTATCGCCGTACCAATGTATGTTTGTGCCACTGCATCTCTGCCTATCGCTGCTGGGCTTATGCTAAGTGGAGTTAGTGCGGGAGCTGCTTTTGTGTTTTTAAGTGCGGGTCCTGCTACAAACACTGTAACTATCGGTGTAGTTAAAAAGATGTTAGGGACAAAGTCGCTTTACATCTATCTTGGAACTATCATCTTGGGAAGTGTTATCTTCGGTCTTGGGCTTGATTTTGTGTTTGACATTAACTCTATAGATGCCAAGTCACTCATTCACATGGAAGAAGAAGCAGGTCTTTTAGAGATACTTAGCAGTGTGGTTTTATGGAGCTTCATGTTATACTTTCTCTTCAAACCATATTTTAAAAAAGCATCAAATGAATAA
- a CDS encoding ABC transporter ATP-binding protein, with product MNNKPITLKTIYRLILEKKPALIYGQIITLIAILVSVPIPLMLPIMVDEILLDKPANFVDAINFFVGGTTAFYYIAIVTVVVILLRFIYYFLGVIITKVFTKISKHVTFMIRKRLIEHLRIASMNEYETLGSGAITANLVTDVNTLDAFIITSVSKFVSSILTLVAVGIVMIVIDPVLGILILIIQPMIMLMSKKMAKIVGNLKKDENNAIEKFQDNIGETLDLYGQIKASNKEDYFFSEAISHAKKVQTTSNAYGYKSVAYEKLSYTIFLTMFEIIRASGLILVAYSDLSIGMMFAMFGYIWFIMTPVQDILSMQYSYASAMSAIKRINKILTLQTEKSGDKKIESKKLEISLKDLDFSYSNEKPILKNISLDIEAGCKIALIGASGSGKTTLAQVISGFYAKNGGSLKYNGMDIEEIDKSSLRQRIFLVLQMPILFNSTLRFNITMGDESISDDDIYKALEIAQLTDMIEQMQEGLDTIVGRHGIRLSGGQRQRLSIARMIIADPSVVIFDESTSALDVHTEAKLQTTIAPLLKDKTVITIAHRLSTVKNADVIYVLESGKIVQHGTHEELEAEEGHYMEFVKKQLL from the coding sequence ATGAATAACAAACCAATCACCCTAAAAACTATTTATAGGCTCATCCTAGAGAAAAAACCTGCACTTATTTACGGTCAGATAATCACGCTAATCGCCATTCTTGTTAGTGTACCGATTCCTCTAATGCTGCCAATCATGGTAGATGAGATTCTTTTAGACAAACCTGCTAATTTTGTAGATGCTATTAACTTCTTTGTTGGTGGCACAACTGCATTTTACTACATAGCCATCGTAACTGTCGTGGTTATTTTACTGCGTTTTATCTACTATTTTCTTGGTGTAATCATCACTAAAGTCTTTACAAAAATATCTAAGCACGTTACCTTTATGATAAGAAAACGTCTTATCGAGCATCTTCGTATTGCATCTATGAATGAGTATGAAACATTAGGCTCAGGTGCGATAACTGCAAACTTAGTAACTGATGTAAACACACTGGATGCTTTCATCATCACAAGTGTCAGCAAGTTTGTTTCGTCCATCTTAACTCTGGTTGCTGTTGGTATTGTAATGATTGTAATCGACCCTGTTTTAGGAATTTTGATTTTGATTATTCAGCCTATGATTATGCTTATGAGCAAGAAAATGGCAAAAATTGTTGGTAATCTGAAAAAAGATGAAAACAATGCAATAGAGAAGTTTCAAGACAATATTGGAGAAACATTAGATCTTTATGGACAGATAAAAGCATCTAACAAAGAGGACTACTTTTTTAGTGAGGCAATCTCTCATGCTAAAAAAGTTCAAACAACATCAAATGCGTATGGCTATAAAAGTGTCGCATATGAAAAACTCTCTTACACTATCTTTTTAACAATGTTTGAAATCATTCGTGCGTCTGGACTTATCCTTGTAGCTTACAGCGACTTAAGCATCGGTATGATGTTTGCGATGTTTGGTTATATCTGGTTTATCATGACTCCTGTTCAAGACATTTTATCTATGCAGTATAGTTACGCATCTGCCATGAGTGCAATAAAGAGAATAAACAAAATCCTTACTCTACAAACTGAGAAGAGCGGAGACAAAAAGATAGAGTCTAAAAAACTGGAAATCTCTTTAAAAGATTTGGACTTCTCATATTCAAATGAAAAGCCCATCCTTAAAAACATCTCTTTAGACATCGAAGCCGGATGCAAGATAGCACTTATCGGTGCAAGTGGAAGCGGTAAAACAACTCTTGCTCAAGTCATTTCAGGCTTTTACGCAAAAAATGGCGGTTCATTAAAATATAATGGAATGGATATAGAAGAGATAGACAAAAGCTCACTAAGGCAGAGAATCTTTTTAGTTCTTCAAATGCCAATCCTTTTTAACTCTACTCTTAGGTTTAATATAACTATGGGTGATGAGAGTATAAGCGATGATGATATTTATAAAGCGCTGGAGATAGCTCAACTTACAGATATGATAGAGCAGATGCAAGAAGGTTTAGACACAATAGTAGGTCGTCACGGTATCAGACTCTCAGGTGGTCAGAGACAAAGACTTAGCATCGCAAGGATGATTATCGCTGATCCAAGCGTAGTTATATTTGATGAGTCTACATCGGCACTCGATGTTCACACTGAGGCAAAACTACAAACGACCATAGCACCGCTTCTAAAAGACAAAACAGTCATCACCATTGCACACAGACTAAGCACAGTTAAAAATGCAGATGTCATCTACGTTCTAGAAAGTGGAAAGATTGTCCAACACGGAACTCATGAAGAGTTAGAAGCCGAAGAAGGTCACTATATGGAATTTGTAAAGAAGCAGTTACTTTAA
- a CDS encoding HAD family hydrolase: MSRKKFLLFDNDGVLVETENWYYEANVKALAEIDIELTFDVYMEIMARGGTAWEVARAQNISEEIITKKREQRDVYYREFIRTEHIEIYGVVETLEELKKEYSMGIITTARRVDFDLIHNDRDIIKFMDFSLCVEEYPRSKPHPDPYLAGMKKFNASKDECLVIEDSQRGLSSAVNAEIECAIVENEFTKTHDFSKATYNIKKFSDLPELLRIVS, translated from the coding sequence ATGAGTCGTAAAAAATTTCTTCTCTTTGATAACGACGGCGTTTTAGTCGAGACTGAAAACTGGTACTACGAGGCAAATGTAAAAGCTTTAGCAGAGATAGATATAGAACTTACTTTTGATGTCTACATGGAGATAATGGCAAGAGGTGGAACAGCTTGGGAAGTTGCCCGTGCACAAAATATTTCTGAAGAAATCATAACTAAGAAAAGAGAGCAAAGAGATGTCTACTATAGAGAGTTTATAAGAACTGAACATATCGAGATATACGGTGTTGTAGAGACTCTTGAAGAACTAAAAAAAGAGTATAGCATGGGAATAATAACTACTGCAAGACGAGTAGACTTTGACCTTATTCATAATGATAGAGACATCATAAAGTTTATGGACTTCTCTCTATGTGTAGAAGAGTACCCACGCTCAAAACCACACCCAGACCCATACTTAGCAGGTATGAAAAAGTTTAATGCATCTAAAGATGAATGTCTAGTTATAGAAGACTCACAAAGAGGTCTAAGCTCCGCCGTAAATGCTGAGATAGAGTGTGCTATAGTTGAAAATGAGTTTACAAAAACACATGACTTTTCAAAAGCTACATATAATATAAAGAAGTTTTCAGACTTACCAGAGCTGCTAAGAATTGTCTCCTAA
- a CDS encoding TolC family protein, with product MIKILSAVVLISASLFAQDFDAFLDNALKNSPYLKSSNLSLSQAREQGSVMTRYKNPSLDLEYSSFKPDNFSDDNGYRAAFTQPVRLWGVGSDTEAYADATLKKAASNYSLSYAEFTRDISLLYTEYANQRKKLELAGEELEIAKHIYDISKERSSAGTISRGEMLQAQVDYEMVEIKAQTLNLDIQDTYFKLLKFAGIRNEVELDFKYEFKLAADASSLKNPSINYLKSYKEEAKASSQINSNRVKWVDITAEFENEPDQNIMRVGASIPLAIFNTSSEEMQIAKLEADKTELLIENENAKISIENIKLKKQRELLLLLKSKNEETLKTQIKLLKMFEDGYKIASINLLELQNIKNRVIKTKESLIKIDTALNQNAITTNYIAGAYNE from the coding sequence ATGATAAAAATATTATCAGCAGTTGTTCTAATCTCAGCATCACTATTTGCACAAGATTTTGATGCGTTTTTAGACAACGCACTAAAAAACAGTCCTTACTTAAAGTCGTCAAACTTGAGTTTATCCCAAGCGCGCGAACAGGGTTCTGTTATGACTAGATACAAAAACCCTTCTCTAGATTTAGAGTACTCATCTTTTAAACCAGATAACTTTAGCGATGACAACGGTTACAGAGCTGCGTTTACTCAGCCCGTAAGATTATGGGGAGTAGGTAGTGATACAGAAGCTTATGCAGATGCAACTCTAAAAAAAGCTGCATCTAACTACTCACTATCGTACGCAGAGTTTACTCGTGACATCTCACTTTTGTATACAGAGTATGCGAACCAGAGAAAAAAGCTTGAACTAGCTGGTGAAGAGTTGGAGATTGCAAAGCATATATATGATATCTCTAAAGAAAGAAGCAGTGCCGGAACTATCTCAAGAGGCGAAATGCTTCAAGCTCAAGTTGATTATGAGATGGTAGAGATAAAAGCACAGACTCTTAACCTTGATATCCAAGATACATACTTCAAGCTTCTAAAGTTTGCAGGCATAAGAAATGAAGTAGAATTGGACTTCAAATATGAATTCAAACTAGCCGCAGATGCTAGCTCTCTTAAGAACCCAAGCATAAACTATCTCAAAAGTTATAAAGAAGAAGCAAAAGCTTCCTCGCAGATAAACTCAAACAGAGTTAAGTGGGTAGACATAACAGCTGAGTTTGAAAATGAGCCAGATCAAAATATCATGAGAGTTGGAGCTTCTATCCCTCTTGCTATTTTTAATACTTCATCAGAAGAGATGCAAATAGCAAAACTCGAAGCAGATAAAACAGAACTTCTCATAGAAAACGAAAATGCAAAGATATCTATAGAAAATATCAAACTAAAAAAGCAGAGAGAGCTATTACTGCTTTTAAAATCTAAAAATGAAGAAACTCTAAAGACTCAAATAAAACTTCTAAAAATGTTTGAAGATGGATACAAGATAGCAAGTATAAATCTGCTTGAGCTTCAAAACATCAAAAACAGAGTTATCAAGACAAAAGAGTCTCTTATCAAAATAGACACTGCACTGAATCAAAATGCAATCACTACTAACTATATTGCAGGAGCATATAATGAATAA
- a CDS encoding efflux RND transporter periplasmic adaptor subunit — MNKMFLLTITLTLTLFAVEIPTKHSVQRAFGKSVELNAQIVQLSNASQSVMSLVGGHIEEYYVRVGQSVIEGQKIVLIESIMLSNMTANFISQKKQLQAQEKNYQASKSLYEKGMTSMQELNSQSIKRDEAEAKLTSLKSQLDTLGINTETLKKASSNFILYAHSEGVVSEILQPLHSSIKEDTHIISVIKSQAFYLKSFLPLEYASKVKIGQKIVIKTNAKNIVSNVTQILPNVDEKTQRIVLLSSIDEITDNLYINAYTSSTLYFNSTKKYVAVEKSALSFFNNKWVVFVPKEEEKHKEHEGHDEHGEEKHEAEYEARVINIVTQDEEFAAVEGLELDEEYVSDKSYYVKSQLLKSSLGGHGH, encoded by the coding sequence ATGAATAAAATGTTTTTACTAACAATCACTTTAACACTTACACTTTTTGCAGTTGAGATACCGACTAAACACTCCGTACAAAGAGCATTTGGAAAGTCAGTAGAACTAAACGCACAGATAGTCCAACTTTCAAATGCTTCACAGTCTGTCATGTCGCTTGTCGGCGGTCATATAGAAGAGTATTACGTAAGAGTCGGACAAAGTGTTATAGAGGGACAAAAAATCGTTCTTATAGAGTCTATCATGCTCTCAAATATGACAGCAAACTTTATCTCTCAAAAGAAACAACTCCAAGCGCAGGAGAAAAACTACCAAGCTTCAAAAAGTCTATATGAAAAAGGTATGACTTCGATGCAAGAACTTAATTCTCAAAGTATCAAAAGAGATGAAGCAGAAGCAAAACTAACATCACTGAAGTCTCAACTAGACACTTTGGGAATCAACACAGAGACGTTGAAAAAAGCTTCTTCAAACTTTATACTTTATGCTCATAGTGAGGGTGTTGTATCAGAGATACTTCAGCCTCTACACTCTAGTATCAAAGAAGACACTCATATCATCTCGGTTATAAAAAGCCAAGCATTTTACTTAAAGTCTTTCTTGCCCTTAGAATATGCATCTAAGGTTAAAATAGGACAGAAGATAGTTATAAAGACAAATGCTAAAAACATCGTCTCAAACGTAACACAGATACTTCCAAATGTAGATGAGAAGACTCAAAGAATAGTTTTACTATCAAGCATAGATGAGATTACAGACAACCTATATATAAATGCTTACACATCATCAACACTCTACTTTAACTCTACAAAAAAATATGTAGCAGTAGAAAAATCTGCTCTCTCTTTTTTCAATAACAAATGGGTTGTATTTGTTCCAAAAGAAGAAGAGAAGCACAAAGAACATGAAGGTCACGATGAACATGGTGAAGAAAAGCATGAAGCGGAATATGAAGCTCGTGTTATTAACATAGTGACTCAAGATGAAGAGTTTGCTGCAGTTGAAGGTTTAGAGTTGGATGAGGAATACGTTAGTGACAAGAGTTACTATGTAAAATCTCAACTACTTAAATCATCTCTTGGCGGACATGGTCACTAG